A single window of Nicotiana sylvestris chromosome 3, ASM39365v2, whole genome shotgun sequence DNA harbors:
- the LOC138888497 gene encoding uncharacterized protein, protein MDSTSQKLTDLLPVGNQLNLLELKIDKLGRGESNQINYFSHISVILGTTSSSPNLARYANRQAFNNECMDIICDFTSPPVDHKLPERVIALQMSLSFLKLAPPPHMENTGYPKKLSDVFSSQSTLPKKTVKHPLYLVDNTLLRMNNNRYFDFYHIVEDQRLSITSFYLDREALEWYRWLFQNKQLVDWDHFAAKVRIHFCQKGLESAEGRLAKLRQTTTVSDFQSQFKTIANETDDMIDGRMVRLFISGLREDIKNSVLVHRPKTYEETLDLAHIHEKRIQAEKGPIRPAFTKTPPLLPTPNFAPSPHTSRRERGLYYYCEEKYTAGHKCKMPPQLLLLTDRPDIDLGLLESFVTNDFIAEELQCLELQEQSAISYHALTGGISPSTLQFTGQVSGSPVQVLVDGGSTHNFVQPRAAKHLQFQIEVIPSFVVMVGSGQRLHCEGVVRQVALLIQGTTLVEDMYVIPFHGADVVLRVAWLATLGRTVTDYAKREFEITLKGSKVLWHGNSPTDAHQIQLHSLRRMVAANAISSFVCLEMIVDERGTTDEMAPDLCNLLESYADIFQKPAGLPPSRAQDNSIHLTPEAPPINVKPYRYAQGGSDTAGTSPFSSPVLLVRKKDGIWRFCVDYRALNAIIIRDRFPIPTIDELFDELHGACYFSKMDLLSGYHQIKVRPEDVAKTAFRTHDGHYEFLVMPFGLTNAPSIFQATMNEVFRPHLRRFVLVFFDDIFVYSSSWNAHMEHLHVVLQLLRDHQLVAK, encoded by the exons ATGGATAGTACTTCTCAAAAGCTGACTGATCTCCTCCCAGTTGGGAACCAACTGAATTTGCTGGAATTGAAGATTGACAAGTTGGGACGTGGAGAAAGCAATCAGATAAACTATTTTTCTCACATTAGTGTCATACTTGGCACTACATCTAGCTCTCCAAATCTCGCAAGATATGCTAATAGACAAGCATTTAACAATGAATGCATGGACATAATTTGTGACTTTACATCTCCACCAGTTGATCATAAGTTGCCTGAAAGAG TTATTGCATTGCAGATGTCATTAAGTTTCCTGAAATTGGCACCCCCTCCTCATATGGAAAACACAGGTTATCCCAAAAAGCTCAGTGATGTCTTTTCTTCTCAGTCGACTCTTCCCAAAAAAACTGTTAAACATCCTCTCTATTTGGTTGACAACACCCTTTTAAGGATGAATAACA ATCGCTACTTCGATTTTTACCACATAGTAGAGGATCAAAGGCTCTCAATCACCTCCTTCTACTTGGACAGAGAAGCTCTCGAATGGTATCGTTGgctttttcaaaataaacaactGGTGGATTGGGATCATTTTGCAGCAAAGGTGCGAATCCATTTCTGTCAGAAAGGGTTAGAATCAGCTGAGGGACGCTTGGCGAAACTCAGACAGACCACCACCGTATCGGATTTTCAGAGTCAGTTTAAGACTATTGCCAACGAAACAGACGACATGATCGATGGTCGTATGGTACGTCTCTTTATTTCTGGGCTTAGAGAGGATATTAAGAATTCAGTGCTTGTCCATAGGCCAAAAACTTATGAAGAGACGTTAGATTTGGCCCATATTCACGAAAAAAGGATCCAGGCTGAAAAAGGGCCCATCCGACCAGCCTTCACCAAAACTCCACCACTGTTACCCACACCTAATTTTGCACCATCACCACACACC AGTCGTCGGGAACGTGGATTGTATTACTATTGTGAAGAGAAATATACTGCTGGTCATAAATGTAAGATGCCTCCTCAGCTTTTATTGCTTACAGATAGGCCCGATATAGACCTTGGCTTGCTGGAATCCTTTGTTACTAATGATTTCATAGCCGAGGAGTTGCAATGTTTGGAATTACAGGAGCAATCAGCTATTTCTTACCATGCTTTAACTGGTGGAATCTCCCCATCAACTTTGCAATTCACTGGGCAAGTGAGTGGATCGCCCGTCCAAGTATTGGTAGATGGAGGAAGTACTCACAACTTTGTTCAACCACGAGCAGCTAAACACCTTCAATTCCAAATTGAGGTCATTCCCAGTTTTGTCGTAATGGTGGGCAGTGGCCAGAGACTTCATTGTGAAGGAGTAGTGCGCCAAGTCGCCTTGTTGATTCAAGGAACTACGCTGGTTGAGGACATGTATGTCATACCTTTCCACGGGGCTGATGTAGTACTTAGGGTAGCATGGTTGGCAACTTTGGGGCGCACTGTCACTGATTATGCAAAACGGGAGTTTGAAATTACTTTGAAGGGGTCCAAAGTGCTATGGCATGGAAATTCTCCCACCGACGCTCACCAAATTCAGTTGCATAGTTTGAGGCGCATGGTAGCAGCTAATGCTATTTCCTCTTTCGTTTGCCTAGAGATGATCGTTGATGAGAGAGGAACGACAGACGAGATGGCCCCTGACTTGTGCAACCTATTGGAGTCTTATGCTGATATCTTTCAGAAGCCAGCCGGTTTGCCTCCTTCTCGTGCCCAGGATAACTCGATACACCTCACCCCAGAGGCACCACCTATAAATGTAAAACCATATAG ATATGCTCAAGGAGGGAGTGATACGGCCGGCACCAGCCCATTTTCGTCCCCAGTATTGCTAGTGCGCAAGAAGGATGGTATATGGAGGTTTTGCGTTGACTATAGAGCACTAAATGCTATCATAATTCGTGATCGATTTCCAATTCCCACCATTGATGAATTGTTTGATGAATTGCACGGAGCTTGTTATTTTTCCAAGATGGACTTGTTATCCGGATATCATCAGATCAAGGTCAGGCCTGAAGATGTGGCCAAGACTGCTTTTCGTACCCACGATGGGCACTACGAATTCTTGGTAATGCCGTTTGGCTTGACGAATGCCCCTTCCATCTTTCAGGCAACTATGAATGAAGTTTTTCGGCCCCATTTACGTCGTTTCGTCTTGGTATTCTTTGATGATATATTTGTCTATAGTTCATCCTGGAATGCACACATGGAACATTTACATGTGGTCCTGCAGTTGTTACGCGACCATCAGCTAGTCGCCAAGTGA
- the LOC138888498 gene encoding uncharacterized protein — protein sequence MPWFMDVDNFLVTGIVSCELSSIQRKKLKWDSLDYYWDESYLFKICNDGVIRRYIPEEEKISSLDACHSSSYGGHRGGARAASKVLSCGFYWPTLYKDESELVKRCDECQRAGGISKKDEMTLTTILWLTYLMCGALTSWDLL from the coding sequence ATGCCTTGGTTTATGGATGTTGACAACTTTCTGGTGACTGGTATTGtttcgtgtgagctctcttctatccaaaggaagaagcttaaatgggatagcttggactactactgggatgagtcttacttgttcaaaatctgtaatgatggtgtgatccggagaTATATTCCAGAAGAGGAGAAAATTAGTAGTCTggatgcttgtcattcctcttCATATGGTGGTCATCGTGGTGGGGCGAGGGCAGCTTCAAAGGTGCTTAGCtgtggtttttattggcctacaTTGTACAAGGATGAGAGTGAGCTTGtaaagagatgtgatgagtgtcagagagcaggtggaatttcaaagaaggatgaaatgACTCTCACCACTATCTTGTggttgacatatttgatgtgtggggcattgacttcatgggaccttttgtga